The genomic region CCATCACCTGGGCCGGCGTCTCGTGGGGGAAGTTCGAAAGCACCACCTCCTTGGCGTAGAGCTTGCCGATGTAGCGGCGATGCCGCGCGGCCGGCGTGCGGCTGGCGAGGAAGTCGCGGTGGGCCGAGTTGATGATGATCTCGTTCTTCCTCGCGTCGTACCGCGACCGCCACGGCTGACCGTGCTCGGCCTCCAGCCGGTAGGAGGGGAGGCCGCGGCCGCCAGGCCCGTCGCCGGCGGCATCCTCCAGAAACTTCACCTCCACCCGGTCGGCGGCCTCGACGCTCCCCTGCGTCGCCAGCACCTCGACGATGACGATCCCCGCCGCCGGCGTCGTGACGCGGCAGGTGGCGGCAGCCGCGCCCGCCCCCGGCTCGATTGCTCCCGCCTCGACCGCGGCCGCACCGGTGACGATCCGCCAGGAGAAGGCGACGCCGTCGGCGACCGGCGTGCCCGCGGCGTCGGTGCAGGTCGCCGTGAGCCGGCACTCGCCCCCCGGCTCGCGCCGGGCCCGGCGCGGCGCGATGCGAACGGCACACAGCGGACCGGGCTCGGCGGCGAACAGCGGCTGCTGTCCCGCTGCCGCCGGCGTGCCGGCAGCGGGCGCGTCGTCGCCGGGCTCGGCAATCGTCGCCCCGAGGCCGCCGCGGGGCTCGGCGGCCGGGTCGTTCTTGGGAATGTCGAAGAACAGGTACTCCTCCGAGGGGAGCTCGGAGAGCGCCGTCGTGAACGCCTTCTGCACCTGCTTGAGGATCTGCCGGCTGGCCCGCTCCGTCTCGGCCTCGTCCCGCGATGCGAGGGCCGCGACGACCTCGCGGCCGATCTCCTGCGCCGCAGCGGCGAGGGCCTCGAGCGCGGCGTCGGCCACGATCCCCGACCGCGTCCCGGGGGCGAGCATCAGGGGCTCGAAGTCGATCAGCCCCTCGAGGCGGCCGTCGTTCCAGGGGGGGCACTGGAAGGCGAGGAGATCAGTGACGTCCTTGAGGACTCGGGTGCCGTCCTTGCAGAGGGCGATGCCGCCGTCGGCGGCCGCACGGTCGCCGCGCACGTGGATCTCGACCTGCACGTCGCCGAGCGGCGTCGGGTAGCGGCGTGCCAGGTCGAGCCGCTCGCCGTCGAACTCGCGCGGCTTGACGACGATCGTGCGCCGGGCGACGCCGTCGGCGACCTCGATCGTGACGCCCGTGTGGCGGATCCGGTCGCGCAGCTCGGCCGACAGGTAGCGGGCGATCTTCTCGCCGGTGACGAGGTTCCGCGTCGATTCGAGGAGCGGCCCGATGGTCACGCGCGTGCCCCCCATCGAGAGCCGGCCGCGGGCCGGCCGGATCGTGTACTCCTGCCGGCCGCGGGCGAGGCACAACTCGCGGAGCGGACCGCCGCCATCCCCCGACGTCATCCGCAATTCCTCGCCGAGGCTCCAGAAGCTGAGCAGGCCGATGCCGAACTCGCCGTGGACGCCCTTGCGGGCACGGGCGTCTAGGTGCCGCTTCATCGAGTCGCAGAGGTGGGTCGCGATCCGCTCGAAGTCGGGCGCGCCGGACGCGTTGGGGGCAACGCCGCGGCCGTCGTCATGGACCTCGAGGTGGATCGCCCCCTTGCTGCGACGCCTGTGGATGCGGACGTGCGTGGCGCCGGCATCGATGGCGTTTTCGGTGAGCTCGCAGATCGCCTTGAGCGGATGGGTCTGGGAGTGGGCGATGATGTTGATCGCGTTCCACTGGTCGCCGATCCGCAGCCGGCCGGTGGTGGCCTGGAGAGTGGACATGGGTGTTCCTCGCGCCGGGCCGACCCTGGCCCTCGCCTTTCATTGTGGCCGGCGCTGCCGCGGTCGCCAGAGCCGCCGCTGCCGCGGCCGCGGGCCGGCGGTATGCTCGGGACCATGCCGGACCGACCGCCGGCAGATGTCGAGGTGCGTGATGTGCGAACTGCTCGGGCTGGCGTTCAACGAGGCCGTTTCCCCCGGGCTGTCGTTTCGCGGCTTCCGGCGCCGGGCCGCCCGCAACCCGCACGGCTGGGGGCTGGCGGCGATCGGCCCGCGCCAGGCGACGATCACCAAGGAGCCCCTGAACGCCGAGCGGAGCGGGACGTCGGCCGCGATCGCGGCCGGCAGCGGGCTCGTGGCGCCGGTGTTCATCGGCCACGTCCGGGATGCCAGTTGCGGGGGCATCGCGCTGGAGAACACGCATCCCTTCACGCGCCGGATCGACGGTCGCGACTTCGTCTTCGCCCACAACGGCACACTCGACACACGCCGCTTCCGGACCCGCACGCCGGGACCGTTTGCCGTCGAGGGGGAGACCGACTCCGAGGCGGCGATGTGCGGCCTGCTCAACTGGATGCGGCACGAGGGCGTGTCGTTCGACGACCACGCGCGGATCGAGGAGTTTCTCGCGGCGATGAATGTGGCCGGCGACCTGAACCTGCTCTTCTCCGACGGCCGGCAGCTGTTTTGTTACCACGACCAGCATGGATACAACGGCCTCTGCTGGACGCACCGCCAGCCCCCGTTCGGCCGCATCAGCCTCCGCGACGAGGACTGGGAGGCCGACCTCGGCGACGTGAAGCGGCCGACGCAGCAGGGCTACGTGATCGCCTCGCGGCAGCTCACCGACGGCGAGGAGTGGACGGCCTGCCGGCCGGGAAGGCTGATGGTGTTTCGCGGCGGCGCCGTGGTGTACGGCGGCTGACGCCGCGATGTCGGGCTCATGCCGGCGCGTCGAGGTCGCGGCACCACCCGCCGCGGGCCGGCCGGGTCGTGAACAGCGTGCAGTCGCGGCCGGTGCGGGCCCGGTAGCCGGCGGCGATCGCCGCCGACGCCGCGGCGGCGTGCGGCTCCTCCACGAGCGTCACCGTGCAGCCGCCGAAGCCGCCGCCGGTCATCCGGCTGCCGATCACGCCGGGCTGGGCGACCGCGATCTCGACGAGCGCGTCGAGCTCCGGGCAGCTGACCTCGAAGTCATCCCGCAGCGAGGCGTGGCTCGCCGCCATCAGCGCCCCGACCTCGGGCCAGCGGCCCGCGGCGAGCGCCGCCGCGGCGGCACGGGTGCGGGCGATCTCGCCGACGACATGCCGGGCGCGACGATGGACCACGGCGCCGACCGCGGCCCGGATCCCGTCCACGGCCTCCGGCGTGGCGTCGCGGAGCAGGGGCAGGCCGAGCGCTTCCGCCGCGGCTTCGCAGTCGGCCCGGCGCCGGGCGTAGCCCCCGTCGGTGAGCGTGTGGCGGACGTTGGTGTCGGCGACGAGCACGAGGACGTCATCGCGCTCGAAGGGCACGTGCTCGATCGCCAGCGAACGGCAGTCGAGCAGCAGCAGATGCCCTTCCCGGGCCAGCGCCGCGGCGCACTGGTCCATCACGCCGCAGGGGACGCCGGCATGCTCGTGCTCCGCCTTCTGGCAGAGGAGCGCGAGGTCGAGCGGCGAAAGCGTTGCCTCCGTCATCCGCGCCGCGAGCAACGCGACCGCCACCTCCAGCGACGCGCTGCTCGACAGGCCGCCGCCGAGCGGGACCGTCGAATCGATGACGGCGTCGAAGGGGGGCGGGACGAGACCCCGGGCCTGGAAGCCGGCGAGCACACCCGTGACGTACGCCGCCCAGCCGGGCAGGGGGAGGATGGGGCCGGCGGCGAGGGGAATCTCGACCGTCTCATCCTTGACGAGGCTGTGGAAGCGGGCCACGGCCGGGACGGCTGCCGATCGTGGCGCTGCCGCGATCGTCGTGAACCGCTCGATCGCCATCGGCAGCACGAACCCGCCGCAGTAATCGACGTGCTCGCCGATGAGGTTCACCCGGCCGGGGGCGACGGACACGAACCGGGGCCGGCTGGCGAAGCGGCGGCCGAAGACCGCGGCGGGATCGGGAGGGGTGGCCATCGAGGATGGGGGCGGTTCGCGGGCACCGAAAGCGGACGTCGTTGTATAATACCACTACGGTGCCGATTTCGGAACGGACCCCGCCCCCGAGGATGAGGACGACGGAATGCAGACGCTGCTCGCACAGGGCTGGAAACTGCTGCTCGGCCTGCTGGTCGCCGTGTTGCTGCTCGTCGCCTTCAGCGGTCCGCCCGCGACCGAACCGCCGCCGCCGGTCGCCCAGCCGGCCGTGCAGCCGGCCGTGCAGCCGCGGGAGACGCTGCGCAAGACGACGCAGGTGGTGCTCGACATCGCCGAGGCGCGGAGGCAGGGGGGCGTGCCGGCGGCCGACGTCCGCGAGCCGGCGCCGGGGCTCGAGGTCTATGCCCAGGCCTACCGCGAGTCTGTCGGCCAGGTTGGCACCATCGCGGTCGAACGCAAGCTGAAACTCCACGAGGCGGAGCATGGCCGGGCCCCGGAGACGTATGAGGAGTTCATGCAATCGATCATCGGCCCCGGCACGCCGGACGGCATTCAGCTGCCGATGCTTCCGTATTACCAGGAGTACGCCTACGATCCGGCGACCCGGAAACTGCTGGTGATGGAGTTCCCCGCGAAGAAGGAGCGCCGTCGTCGGGAGACAACCGGCGCCGCCGGCCTGTAGCCGCTGGCCGGAGACGCCAGAGCGCACGCAGCGGCCGCCCGCCGGCCGCGGTCCCGATCACGAACCCTGCAGGTGACACCCATGTCGGCCGAGGCGAGAGCAGAGCCCGGGGCGGTTTCCAGCGTCGGACCCGGTTTCGGGCGGGCGGCCGGCCTGCGTTGGTGCGGCCGTCTCGCGCTGGTCGCGGTTCTCGTCGCCCTGAATACGGCGTCTGCGGCCGACGAGAGGCCGGCCGGCCAGGGGCCGGCCGCGGAACGCCTGCGACGCGGCGTCCTCGACGCTGCAGACGGGGGATTCCTGCCGGGACGGTTCGCGCCGCTGCCCGCGCTGGCCGGTGGCCGGGAGACGTTCGCCTGGCGGTCCCCTGCATTCGCGGCGCCGTTCGAGTTCTTCATCGACGAGGTCGTCGGCGTCCGCTTCGGGCCCCCCGCGGCCGCCCCGGCCGTCGGGCCGTGGCGGCTGATGCTCCAGGGAGGGGATTCGCTGACCGGGTCGCTCGAGGGGATCGATGCCGAGACCGTCACGCTGGGCGTCGCCGGGCGGCGGGTCGGGGTGCGCCGGCGGTTCATCGAGCAGCTCATCCGCAGCGGCACGACCGCCGGCGGACTGGTGCCGACCTTCGGCTGGACCCAGCTGCCGCCGGGCTCGTGGCGCGAGGATGCCGGCGGGTGGTCGACGAGCCAGCGCGGGGCGGCGCTGCAGCGCGACGTGGACGACGCCGCGCGGCTGATCTACGACATCGTGCTGACGTGGGACAAGACGCCGGCGTTTCGCATCGCCGCGTCGGCCGACGGCGCGAAGGGCGTCGAGCCCTTTCGGGTCGAACTGTTCCCGGCCGTCGAGGGGGATCCGATCGACAACCTGCTCGTGGTCCGTGAGGAGGCGACGCGGGCCGTGCTCCAGACCGCTGCGGACGCGGTTCCGGCGGCCGTCCGCAGGCGGCTGCCGGCGGGACGGCTCCGGCTGCTGCTGTTCGTCGATCAACCGCGCGGCCGGCTGGCGGTCGCGCTCCCGGAGAGCGGCGACAGCGCGGCCGTCATCGACGTCAGCCTGCCCCCCGACGCCGGCCGCCGGGCCGCGCGCCGCTTTCGCCTCACCAGCGGCGGCGCCGTCCGGCTCGAAAGCCTGCGGGTGAGCCGCTGGATGGATGAGGCTCCGCTGCCGCAGCGGCGCGAGGGGACCACGATCAACGGCGCCGCGGGCCGCTTGGCGGCGGGGGAACTGGAGTCGTTCGACGCGGCGGCGGGCGACGTCGTGGTCCGCGAGCCTGCCGGACCACGCCGGGTACCGCTCGCCGACGTGGTCGAGGTGCTGTTTCCGCTCGCCGCTGGCCCGCGCGATGTGGCGAAGCCGGCCGGTCCGCCGGCAGTCTGCGTCACCTGCCTCCACGAGCAGGCGGCCAGCGGCCGGCTCGTTTCGATCGACGAGGAGGCGCTGTGGCTGGCGAGCGACGCGTTCGTGGAGCCGCTGCCGTTGCCGCTCGCCACGATCCTTTCGTTCGCCGGCGTTCGCCGGGCTGTCGAGCCGCGGCCGCTGCCGACGCGCGTGGGAACGCTGCGGCAGGAAAGCCTGGAGGTGCGCGGGAGCCTCGTCGCCGCCCCCGGCGGCCTCGCCTGGCAGCCGCTCGGCAGCCGCACGGCGAGCCCGTTCGTTGCCGGCCGCGATGGCGGGCCGGACGGCGTGGTGGAGTACGTCATGCGCGGGACGCTGGCGGAGAATGCGGAGGGCGATCAGGATGTCGGCGGCATGGGAGGGCTCGTCAGCCACGACGGCCAGGGGCACTGCGTCGTCACCCGGCTCTCTCCCGACGGGGCCGCCGCCCTCGACGGACGGATCGAGGTCGGCGACAGGATCGTCGCCATCGCGCCGGAGAAGGGCTCGGAGTTCGTCGAGACCACGGGGATCGAACTCGACGACGTGATGAACCTGCTGCGGGGCGTGGTCGGTACACAACTGCGGCTCAAGGTGGTCGATGGGGAGGGAATGAACCAGCGGCAGGTCGACCTCGCCCGCGGCCGGCTCGGCATCCGCAGTCCCCAGATCCTCAAGCAGGCGCTCGACGCCCATGCCCGGTTGGCGCCGGGGGAGATCGAGATCGAGGGGCAGATCGCCGGGTTTCCGGCGCTGCTCTTCATGCGCAGCGGCGACGTCGTGCCCTGCGCGGTGCAGGGGATCGGGCCCGAGGGCATTCGCATCCGCACGCCCGCGGTGGCGGGCACGGCCGGCGAGCCGCTGCTCGTGCCGGCGGCCGACGTCAAGGCCGTGGAACTCGCGCCGCGGATCGCGAGCCGGAAGCTCGAGACGAGCCGTCGCGACAGGCTGCTGACGCTGCCGCGGTCGCAGCGGTTCGATCCGCCGACGCACCTCGTGCGGCTCGTGGATGGCGACTACCTCCGCGGGCGGGTACAGAGCCTGGACGAGGCGCACATCGTGGTCGAGGTGCCGCCCGGCGACGAGAAGCGGATTCCGCGCGCGGCGGTGGCCCGTGTCATCTGGCTGCACCCGGAGGAACTGACGGCCGCGCCGGCGCCGGCCGGCAACGCTGGCAGGCCGGTCACCGGAACGCGGGCCCAGGGAGTGGCCGCGAACGGGACGCGGGTCACGCTCGCCGTCGCCGACATGCAGGAGGGACGGATCCGCGGCCGAATCGCGGCGCTCGGACCGGGCGTGATCGACATTGGCGCCATGGACCGGGTGCTGCTCGGGGGGGCCATCGACCGTGAGGCGGGCGCGCTCCCCTACCAGCAGTGGAAGTTGAAGCCCGCCCCCGAGCCGCGGGCCCTGCGCGGTGGGCGGGACGAGCCCGCCGCGGGTGCACGGCCACGGATCCCGCTCTCTGGGCTGGCGGGGAAGCCGGCGCCCGCGTGTGCGCTCACGCGGATCGACGCCAGGGGCACGGCGTTGCGGGCCGCGCCGGCTGCCGCGGCCGGACGGGTCCTCGTGCTCGAGTTCTGGAGCGAGTGGTCGGAGCCGGCCAGGACCACGCTGCCGGAGATCGTGGCGGCCGTGAACGCTCAGCCCGCCGGCACGGTCGACTTGATCCCGGTGAGCACGGGCGACCAGCCGGCCAAGGCCGCGGCGGCACTGGAGGCCCTCGGGCTCGACTCCACGGCGATCGATCCCGACCGCACGCTCGCCGGGCAGTTCGAGGTCCGTCAGGTGCCGACCCGGGTGATCGTCGGCGCCGACGGAAACGTCGTCGACGTTCTCCGCGGCGACGGCGCGGAGAGCGTCGAGGAGTTTCGGATGGTGCTCGCGGCCGCCGTGGTCGAGGCAGAACCGTTGCGCAGGGAACTGGCGCGGCTCAACGACGCCCGGACACTCGCGGAGCGCGGGGACCGGGAGGCCCTGGAGCAGATCGCGCCGCTGCTGGCGTCGACGCACGCGCCGGTGCGTCGCGCGAGCATCGCACTGCTGCGGCGGATCGCGCCGACGGCGCTGCCGGCCGGCCTCTCACCCCAGGCGACGGGGGCATTCGGCGGAGCCCAGCTGACCGCCGATGTCAGGCTCGATCGCGAGGTGGCCGCCTGGAAACGCTGGATCGCCCGCGAGGGGATCGTGGCCCTGTTGCGGCCCCTGTCCACGCCGGCTGGCGACCGTGACCAGCGGCCGGCGGAGGAGCGCGGGCGGTTGCTGGTTTGTCTGCCGGGCAGAAACGAGGTGGGCGAGTTTTCGCTCGACGGCCGGAAACTGTGGAACCGGGCGTTCAAGAAACCCGGGGCATGCGCGGGCCTGCCGAACGGCCATCGGCTCGTCGGGTCCGCGGCCACGCCGGGCAACGTCGTCGAGTTCGATGCCGACGGCAAGGAGGTCTGGCGGCTCAACGACCTGCCGGCCGGCGTGACGAGCGTGGCTCGCCTGCCCGACGGCAACACGCTCGTCGGCTTCGACTCGCAGCGGGTCGCAGAATACGACCGGGAGACGACGCAGGTCTGGGAGGCGGCCGTCGTCGGCCGTCCGTGCGCCGTCTTCCGGCTCGACGGTGGCACGACGCTCGTCGCCTGCCAGGAGAGCGACCGGATCGTGGAGATCGACAGGGATGGGGGTGAAATCTCCGCCATCGACGAACTGCATGGCCTCCAGAGAGCGGTGCGGCTGGCGAACGGGCACGTTCTGGCCACGATGACCGACAAGGTGGTCGAACTGGACGCGACGGGGGGCGTCGTTTGGACGCGGGATGGATTCAACGGCGCCATGGCCGCCGACCGGCTCGCGGACGGCCGGACGCTCGTGCTCGATGCGCAGCAGGGCATGATCGTGGAACTCGATGCCGCCGGCGCAGAAACTGGCAGGAAGCCGCTGCGCGGCGTGCGCGGGGCGACGGGGATGGATGCCTATTGAGTGTTGTCGCGCCGTCGCCGCCGTCCCGGCGTCGGCGACGGCTTACGGTCGCCGGGCGAAGCCCCGGCTCCCACGCCGGGCTTCCGCCCGGCGGTTTGTATGCACGCTTGCTGGTGGGCGCATCCCGGCGTCGGCGACGGCTTACGGTCGCCGGGCGAAGCCCGGCTCCACGCAGGCGATGATTGCACCGTTGCAGGCACTTGTGGAGCCGTGGGATCGGCGGAACCTCGAGGAGCGTGAGGCTATCCTGCCTCAGCGACGAGAGTTCTGCCGTCCCGCGGCGGGTTGGGCGGGTTGCTCCTCTGTCGCGCCGTCGCCGCCGTCCCGGCGTCGGCGACGGCTTACGGTCGCCGGGCGAAGCCCGGCTCCCACGCCGGGCTTCCGCCCGGCGGTTTGTATGCACGCCTGCTGGTGGGCGCGTCCCGGCGTCGGCGACGGCTTACGGTCGCCGGGCGAAGCCCGGCTCCACGCAGGCGATGATTGCACCGTTGCAGGCACTTGTGGAGCCGTGGGATCGGCGGAACCTCGAGGAGCGTGAGGCTATCCTGCCTCAGCGACGAGAGTTCTGCCGTCCCGCGGCGGGTTGGGCGGGTTGCTCCTCTGTCGCGCCGTTGCAGCCGACACGGCGGCTGCTCCGGCTTACGGTCGCCGGGCGGAGCCCGTCGACCAGCATGGGCGCCGTGGGGTGTGCTTGTGCACGTCGCGCCGTTGCAGCCGACACGGCGGCTGCTCCGGCTTACGGTCGCCGGGCGGAGCCCGTCGACCAGCATGGGCGCCGTGGGGTGTGCTTGTGAACGGCGCGCCGTCGCAGCCGACACAGCGTCGGCTCCGGCCTGCCTTGGAAATCCTGATCCAGCGGATATGAAGGTCTACTGCCCCACGGGCAAGGAGACTTTCGATGACGACGAGACGACGGAAGAAGCACCGTCCCAAGGAGATCGTTGCGAAGCTGCGTGATGCGGAAGCAATGCTGAACGCAGGTAAGGATCTTGCGGCGGTGCTGCAGGCCTTGGAGGTCAGCGAGTCGACGTTCGATCGCTAGCGAGCCCAGTACGGCGGGATGAAGTGTGAGGAAGCCAAGAAGCTGAAGCAGCTTGAGGATGAGAACAAGCGGCTGAAGACCTTGGTGGCGGATCTGTCCCTCGACAACCAGATGCTCAAGCATCTCTCGGAGGGAAACTGGTAAGCCCTTCCCGGAAGCGAGCGGCAGTCGCGGAACTCCAGCGGGAGTTCCGCGTTTCCAAGCGAAGGTGGCTTGCCAGGTGGTTGGCCAGCCGCGGAGTAGCCAGCGTTTCGAGGGTAAGCCCCGGACGGACGAAGCACCGCTGGTGAAGCGGATGCGTCAGCTGTCACGGGCGAAGCCGCAGTATGGGTATCGACGGATCGGATGGCTTCTTCGGAGCGTGGGCTGGCATGTTGGCTTGTCGCGTGTGTTTCGGTTGTGGCAGCGGAAGGGCCGAAAAATGCCTGTAAAGAAGCGGAGAAAGCGTCGCCTCCGCTCGAGCGTCAATGGCATGCCACCGCCGGCGGGCGGAGGCTCCGAATGACGTGAGGTGCTGGGACTTCGTGTTCGACCGGACAACGAGCGGCAGCCAGCTGAAGTGGCTGTCGGTTGTGGACGAGTACACCCGCGAGTGCCTGGCCCTGAAAGTGGATCGCGGCATCACAAGCGAGGACGTGATCAATACCTTGGCCGAGCTGTTCGCTATGCGCGGCGTTCCTCGGCACATCCGCAGCGACAATGGACCCGAGTTTATCGCTCAGACCCTACGTCGCTGGCTCAAACTGGTGGGCGTTGGCACGCTGTACATCAAGCCGGGGAGCCCGTGGAAGCTCTCGGCTACGCCGAAAGCTTCCACGGGCGGCTGCGCGATGAGTTCCTGGCGATGGAGATCTTCGAGGGCGTCCGGGATGCCCGGGCCCTCACAGCCCCGTTTCCTAAACCCTCATATCCCCTGGTACAGGAAATCCAACCCAGTCAACTGCCCAAGGGGCCAGGTGGCAGCTTACGCGGCGTCTCTGCGGACCCGGCGGCGGAGGCTACGAATCCAGAGGCTGGCAAGGCCGCTGCCGATGCCAAGGAGGCCAAGCGTGACCGGCTCGGGAACGATCACCAGTTGGCCGTAGGAGAAACCGCCTTCAGCGACGTTGTTGCGGAATTCCATCACCGTACTTCCGGAGGTCACCTGCCAGACGTCATCCACGAGTGCCCACACGCCTTGGTACTGGCTGGCAGGATCGAAGACGATACCACCGAACGACCCGCTGGTCTCGTTGAGTTCGTATTTGAACAGGTTGAACGTGCCGCTCGAGAACGTCTGGTTGAAGTTC from Planctomycetia bacterium harbors:
- the galK gene encoding galactokinase, which produces MATPPDPAAVFGRRFASRPRFVSVAPGRVNLIGEHVDYCGGFVLPMAIERFTTIAAAPRSAAVPAVARFHSLVKDETVEIPLAAGPILPLPGWAAYVTGVLAGFQARGLVPPPFDAVIDSTVPLGGGLSSSASLEVAVALLAARMTEATLSPLDLALLCQKAEHEHAGVPCGVMDQCAAALAREGHLLLLDCRSLAIEHVPFERDDVLVLVADTNVRHTLTDGGYARRRADCEAAAEALGLPLLRDATPEAVDGIRAAVGAVVHRRARHVVGEIARTRAAAAALAAGRWPEVGALMAASHASLRDDFEVSCPELDALVEIAVAQPGVIGSRMTGGGFGGCTVTLVEEPHAAAASAAIAAGYRARTGRDCTLFTTRPARGGWCRDLDAPA